The Euphorbia lathyris chromosome 8, ddEupLath1.1, whole genome shotgun sequence genome has a window encoding:
- the LOC136202837 gene encoding uncharacterized protein, with protein sequence MRRGVRSAYRVISAFQHRECNYSVGLMKRQQKHLIDTNSSTSLYRHVNPADTDRFSCPKFIISRTLSTSAAEHSNGDLSKAGPLVEYERRIAAGDLVDGDNCQLGTLRELQRLYDEIVESADACKLDRYAASDKSGRSRWLWSRFMPQASYAPVKGLYLYGGVGTGKTMLMDLFFDQLPYNWRKKRIHFHDFMLNVHSRLQRHRGVADPLEVVAGEISDEAILLCLDEFMVNDVADALILNRLFRQLFSNGIILVATSNRAPDNLYERGLQRDLFLPFIATLKERCVVHEIGSSVDYRKLTSAEQGFYFIGKDLSDLLRQKFQELIGEETAGPQEVEVVMGRKLQVPLGANGCAYFPFEELCDKPLGAADYFGLCKNFHTLALEGVPVFGLNNRTAAYRFVTLVDVMYENRARLMCTAEESPVELFRRVVTISDAQQTAPRTSARSRRNDEADICVDNELGFAKERTISRLTEMNSKEYLEQHAARLAEKHEDVMVAR encoded by the exons ATGAGAAGAGGTGTTCGATCGGCATACAGAGTTATATCAGCTTTTCAACATCGAGAATGCAATTACTCTGTTGGTTTGATGAAAAGGCAACAAAAGCATTTGATAGATACCAATTCTAGTACTTCGCTTTATAGACACGTCAATCCTGCAGATACTGATAGATTTTCGTGCCCCAAATTTATAATCTCAAGAACTCTGTCGACATCTGCTGCTGAACATTCTAATGGAG ATTTGAGCAAGGCAGGACCACTTGTAGAGTATGAGAGAAGAATTGCTGCCGGAGACCTAGTGGATGGTGATAATTGCCAG TTGGGCACCTTAAGAGAGCTCCAAAGACTTTATGATGAGATTGTTGAATCAGCTGATGCCTGCAAGTTGGATCGATATGCTGCTTCAGACAAATCTGGAAG GAGTAGGTGGTTATGGTCACGTTTCATGCCACAGGCCTCATATGCACCTGTTAAAGGACTTTATCTTTATGGGGGAGTTGGAACTGGGAAGACTATGTTGATGGACTTATTCTTTGATCAATT GCCTTACAACTGGAGGAAAAAGAGGATCCACTTTCACGACTTCATGTTGAATGTCCACAGCCGCTTGCAA AGGCACAGAGGTGTGGCAGATCCACTTGAAGTTGTAGCTGGAGAAATATCCGATGAGGCTATTTTATTATGTCTAGACGAATTCATG GTGAATGATGTTGCTGATGCATTGATACTAAACCGTCTATTTAGACAACTTTTCAGCAATGGCATT ATTCTTGTTGCTACCTCAAATCGTGCGCCAGATAATCTGTATGAACGTGGATTGCAGAGGGATCTTTTTCTTCCCTTCATTGCGACTTTAAAG GAAAGATGTGTGGTTCATGAAATTGGTTCGTCAGTGGATTATCGAAAATTGACTTCG GCTGAGCAAGGTTTCTACTTTATCGGTAAAGATTTATCTGACCTACTTCGTCAAAAGTTTCAAGAATTGATTGGGGAGGAAACAGCTGGTCCTCAAGAGGTGGAAGTAGTAATGGGAAGAAAATTGCAG GTTCCACTGGGTGCAAATGGATGTGCATATTTTCCTTTTGAGGAACTTTGTGACAAACCTCTTGGTGCTGCAGATTATTTCGGATTATGTA AGAATTTTCATACCTTGGCATTGGAAGGTGTCCCAGTCTTTGGACTTAACAATAGGACAGCAGCTTATCGGTTTGTTACTTTAGTTGAT GTGATGTATGAAAACAGGGCCAGACTAATGTGTACAGCAGAGGAAAGTCCTGTAGAACTATTCAGAAGGGTAGTTACAATTTCGGATGCACAGCAAACTGCACCAAGAACCTCtgcaagatcaaggagaaatgaTGAAGCAGACATTTGCGTAGATAATGAACTTGGGTTCGCAAAAGAACGCACCATAAGTAG ATTAACAGAGATGAACAGCAAAGAATACTTAGAGCAGCACGCGGCCAGGTTAGCAGAGAAGCACGAAGATGTGATGGTTGCCAGATAA